In the genome of Leptospiraceae bacterium, one region contains:
- a CDS encoding chemotaxis protein CheW, with amino-acid sequence MPSTLENKYVIFTLDEEEYGFSVEKVIEIVKMEKVIPIPNSKEYFMGMVDIRGKVIPAIDLKKKLQIHTESSQKPERLIIIDIFDKRIALAVDNVLNVLDLLPDEIDKGPPAVKSHYTKYISGIGKKNDRFIVMLNINTLFTEEELRQLITIGS; translated from the coding sequence ATGCCAAGCACTTTAGAAAATAAATACGTAATCTTCACTTTAGATGAGGAAGAATACGGTTTTAGTGTGGAAAAAGTGATCGAGATTGTCAAGATGGAAAAAGTCATCCCCATTCCTAATTCAAAAGAATATTTCATGGGAATGGTGGATATTCGAGGTAAGGTAATACCTGCAATTGATCTAAAAAAGAAATTACAAATCCATACAGAAAGTTCTCAAAAACCCGAGCGACTCATCATCATAGATATTTTCGATAAACGCATTGCTTTAGCCGTTGACAATGTGTTGAATGTGTTAGATCTCCTACCAGATGAGATTGATAAAGGTCCTCCAGCTGTAAAATCTCATTACACGAAATATATCTCTGGAATCGGAAAAAAAAATGATCGCTTCATTGTAATGTTAAACATAAACACACTATTTACAGAGGAGGAACTACGACAACTAATAACTATTGGAAGTTAG